A region from the Enterobacter roggenkampii genome encodes:
- the ybfF gene encoding esterase has protein sequence MKLNTRAQTAQSPNNNSPIVLVHGLFGSLDNLGVLARDLVTDHDILQVDMRNHGLSGRSDEMTYAAMAQDLRDTLDANHLQKVTLIGHSMGGKAVMALTALAPERINGLVVIDVAPVDYDVRRHDEIFAAINAVTEAGVATRQQAAAVMREHLDEEGVVQFLLKSFVDGQWRFNVPVLWNQYNNIVGWQTVPAWPHPTLFIRGGNSPYVTDAYRDAILAQFPQARAHVIAGAGHWVHAEKPDAVLRAIRRYLADTAN, from the coding sequence GTTCACGGGCTTTTTGGCAGCCTGGATAACCTGGGCGTGCTGGCGCGCGATCTGGTTACCGACCACGATATTCTTCAGGTCGATATGCGCAATCATGGTCTTTCCGGCCGTTCCGACGAGATGACCTACGCCGCGATGGCGCAGGATCTGCGGGATACGCTGGATGCCAACCACTTGCAAAAGGTGACCCTCATCGGGCATTCAATGGGCGGTAAAGCGGTGATGGCCCTGACGGCGCTGGCCCCGGAGCGTATTAACGGCCTGGTGGTGATTGATGTTGCGCCCGTGGATTACGACGTCCGCCGTCACGACGAAATTTTTGCCGCCATCAATGCGGTCACCGAAGCGGGTGTCGCGACGCGTCAGCAGGCGGCTGCCGTCATGCGTGAGCATCTTGATGAAGAAGGCGTCGTCCAGTTCCTGCTGAAGTCGTTTGTTGACGGGCAATGGCGTTTTAACGTGCCGGTGCTCTGGAACCAGTACAACAATATTGTGGGCTGGCAAACCGTACCCGCCTGGCCACACCCTACCCTCTTTATTCGCGGCGGCAATTCCCCTTACGTTACCGACGCGTACCGCGACGCCATACTGGCGCAATTCCCGCAGGCTCGTGCCCACGTCATTGCCGGAGCCGGACACTGGGTGCATGCGGAAAAACCTGACGCCGTGCTGCGCGCCATTCGCCGCTATCTTGCTGATACTGCAAATTGA